A region of the Cannabis sativa cultivar Pink pepper isolate KNU-18-1 chromosome 3, ASM2916894v1, whole genome shotgun sequence genome:
AAAACCAATTGGCCTGACATGCTGGGGACATTTTGTTGTTAATGAATGTgctacaattacaaaattaatagcTACTACGCCTATCATTGTTGCTAGACGTCTGAAAGTCACATCATTTAATGGTAGATCATTATCTCATTTTATTCTTTGATTTCCCATTACTTTGTTTTAAACGTTATTGTTATCTTCCAAATTTACATGTATTATCATGTTTACCAtttcatattttgtattttagaaATCTCATTATCAACAAAGATAGACAGCTCTCTCATGATCAATCCAAATGTTGCTAAAGTACAAACACTGAGGCGGTGGTAAGTAACCCTTACGTTTAGcttcaaatatatataacataaactTGACTAATAATTTCTCATTTACACTTACTGTCAGGTGTACTGAAAATGAAACTTTTCTTCAAGACCCCAGAATGAATAAGAAAACATGCTTAGAATCCATGTCCTGTTAAAGAAAATGAAGCAGAGGAGTACACATGAGGCTGCTGTACTCTGCACTGCAGAGAATTCACTACTGTGATATCCTAAGAATCAAGAAAAGATCCTTTGAATCTTTTCTGTTATAGCAGTGGTCCAGCCAATGCACAAGTGTCACAATGCCATTTACTGCTGCTGAATTCAAGGAAGATTTTTTACCGTTTTATGCCAATTGTTACGTGCAGTCTATGATGGCACGTTACAAGCTAAGTGATGcccacaagttggccaagtggtggtcaagtggtggggcatgttgtggtgcatgcaggtggcatgctgatgcttagttgtatgcagtggcattttcgtaaatatcttcaatattgtccggatcgggacgggacttggtattcgccatttatttgggtctacaaatagaatggtgcaatcggtttggcgaaactaggtgatttggtatatggtgcttcccatatgtctacagagcaaaaatcatctatgttcctggtagaaggctaaaagctcagaatgctctttaagggggtaccctggtgtcagctctccaccaccccttgcacc
Encoded here:
- the LOC115711403 gene encoding replication protein A 70 kDa DNA-binding subunit B isoform X4 codes for the protein MLTLVEYNFTPFVSFSDHMDQSTSVDLMAVAIIVNPKKQIYTSNCLQDLQELIVVNEEKKPIGLTCWGHFVVNECATITKLIATTPIIVARRLKVTSFNEISLSTKIDSSLMINPNVAKVQTLRRWCTENETFLQDPRMNKKTCLESMSC